From a single Tepidisphaeraceae bacterium genomic region:
- a CDS encoding glycoside hydrolase family 130 protein: MTDLPYFPDYHDADLVRRFEGNPILTGRSFPKSAGIAHVFNSGACKVGNKYVMVCRTETLDLRPAFWIAESDDGVRFTPRAEPIRMPIDDPMFRRYADINYYDPRITWLEGAWYVMHACHSRLGDCRISLLRTTSFDNDDFEWLGFVSDPGQRNGVLFPEKIGGHYVRLDRPQTSWEGGNMWVSRSPDLIHWGQSRAALATDDLSWAWTKVGGGAPPIRTDRGWLNIFHGVRTQVKAHLVYEVGVCLHDLERPEVVTHLCRQPILTPMKLYEHVGQSPSVVFVCGAIVEPDGSVKLYYGGADAVQCVAFTTLAELLDACEPFESTTAVPR; encoded by the coding sequence ATGACTGACCTACCCTACTTCCCCGATTATCACGATGCCGACTTGGTTCGACGCTTCGAGGGCAATCCGATCCTGACCGGCCGCAGCTTCCCGAAGTCGGCGGGGATCGCCCACGTCTTTAACAGCGGGGCTTGCAAGGTCGGCAACAAGTACGTGATGGTCTGCCGCACCGAGACGCTCGACTTACGGCCGGCGTTCTGGATCGCCGAGAGCGATGACGGCGTGCGATTTACGCCGCGCGCCGAGCCGATCAGGATGCCGATCGACGACCCGATGTTCCGCCGATATGCCGACATCAACTACTACGACCCGCGGATCACGTGGCTCGAGGGGGCGTGGTACGTCATGCACGCCTGCCACAGCCGGCTGGGCGACTGCCGCATCTCGCTGCTGCGCACCACGAGCTTCGACAACGACGACTTCGAGTGGCTGGGCTTCGTCAGCGACCCCGGCCAGCGGAACGGTGTGCTGTTCCCCGAGAAGATCGGCGGCCACTACGTTCGCCTCGACCGCCCGCAGACGAGTTGGGAAGGTGGGAACATGTGGGTGAGCCGGTCCCCCGACCTGATCCACTGGGGCCAGAGCCGCGCGGCCTTGGCGACGGACGACCTGTCGTGGGCCTGGACCAAGGTTGGTGGCGGCGCGCCGCCGATCCGCACCGACCGCGGGTGGCTGAACATCTTCCACGGCGTGCGCACGCAGGTGAAGGCGCACCTCGTCTACGAGGTCGGCGTCTGCCTGCACGACCTGGAGCGGCCGGAGGTCGTCACCCACCTGTGCCGCCAACCGATCCTCACGCCGATGAAGCTCTACGAGCACGTCGGCCAATCGCCGAGCGTGGTCTTCGTCTGCGGCGCAATCGTTGAGCCGGACGGGTCGGTCAAGCTGTATTACGGCGGGGCCGACGCCGTGCAGTGTGTCGCCTTCACCACGCTTGCCGAGTTGCTCGACGCGTGCGAGCCCTTCGAGTCAACCACCGCCGTCCCCCGCTGA